One genomic segment of Polynucleobacter sp. MWH-UH2A includes these proteins:
- the rpmH gene encoding 50S ribosomal protein L34 translates to MKRTYQPSVTRRKRTHGFRVRMKTKSGRAVLNARRAKGRKRLAV, encoded by the coding sequence ATGAAAAGAACGTACCAACCATCAGTAACCCGTCGTAAGCGTACACACGGATTTCGTGTTCGCATGAAAACCAAAAGCGGTCGTGCCGTATTAAATGCACGTCGTGCCAAAGGTCGCAAACGCTTAGCTGTTTAA